From the Streptomyces syringium genome, one window contains:
- a CDS encoding rhodanese-like domain-containing protein: protein MHFGSGVPTVGVDALSSDDFLLDVRESDEWAAGHAEGALHIPMSDFVARFGELTEKAPDGGRINVICRSGGRSAQVTTYLVQQGLDAVNVDGGMQVWEAAGRPVVDGNGAPGTVI from the coding sequence ATGCATTTCGGTTCTGGGGTACCCACGGTCGGTGTCGACGCGCTCTCGTCCGACGATTTCCTGCTGGACGTCCGTGAGAGCGATGAGTGGGCGGCCGGGCACGCGGAAGGCGCGCTGCACATCCCGATGAGCGACTTCGTCGCCCGGTTCGGCGAGCTGACGGAGAAGGCTCCCGACGGCGGCCGGATCAACGTCATCTGCCGCTCCGGTGGGCGCTCCGCGCAGGTCACCACCTACCTCGTCCAGCAGGGCCTGGACGCGGTGAACGTCGACGGCGGCATGCAGGTCTGGGAGGCCGCAGGCCGCCCGGTCGTCGATGGAAACGGCGCTCCCGGCACGGTCATCTAG
- a CDS encoding acyl-CoA dehydrogenase family protein, translated as MDFTFTEEQQAAVEAARAVFTGVTPDSVPSPALTRGAVAEDFDRALWRRLADADLLSLTVAPEHGGAGLGPIALCLVLRESARVLARVPLLEAGGAALVLGRYGGAAADRLLSLIGRGESVVTVAANGRTGHDRAELAVTARPEGTGAPHWSLDGVQTAVPWAWGADRILIPAHTGEGRTVLALVPRDRPGVTLADQISTNGERYAEVRLDGVRAEDDEVITAAGAWEWLRGLLTTGTCALALGLGEEVARMTSEYAGKRVQFGHPIATFQAVAVQAADRYIDLRAMEATLWQAAWRIESGADAALPAAADIAVAKVWASEGVRRVVQTAQHLHGGLGADTDYPLHRYHAWAKQLELSLGPAAAHEEALGDLLAAHPLG; from the coding sequence GTGGACTTCACCTTCACCGAGGAGCAGCAGGCCGCCGTCGAAGCGGCCCGAGCGGTCTTCACCGGGGTCACCCCCGACAGCGTGCCCAGCCCGGCGCTCACCCGGGGCGCGGTGGCCGAGGACTTCGACCGCGCGCTGTGGCGCAGGCTCGCCGACGCCGATCTGCTGAGCCTGACCGTCGCCCCCGAGCACGGCGGCGCGGGGCTCGGGCCGATCGCCCTGTGCCTGGTGCTGCGCGAGTCCGCGCGGGTGCTGGCCCGGGTGCCCCTGCTGGAGGCGGGTGGGGCGGCGCTCGTCCTCGGCAGGTACGGCGGCGCCGCGGCGGACCGGTTGCTGTCACTGATCGGCCGCGGCGAGAGTGTCGTCACCGTGGCCGCCAACGGCCGCACCGGCCACGACCGGGCCGAACTGGCCGTCACCGCACGGCCCGAGGGCACCGGCGCACCCCACTGGTCCCTCGACGGCGTACAGACGGCCGTGCCCTGGGCATGGGGCGCGGACCGGATCCTGATCCCCGCCCACACCGGCGAGGGCCGCACCGTCCTCGCGCTCGTCCCCCGGGACCGGCCCGGGGTGACGCTCGCCGATCAGATCTCCACCAACGGCGAGCGGTACGCGGAGGTGCGTCTCGACGGTGTGCGGGCCGAGGACGACGAGGTCATCACGGCCGCGGGCGCGTGGGAGTGGCTGCGCGGGCTGCTCACCACCGGCACCTGCGCCCTCGCGCTGGGGCTCGGGGAGGAGGTGGCCCGTATGACGAGTGAGTACGCGGGGAAGCGGGTGCAGTTCGGCCACCCCATCGCCACGTTCCAGGCGGTCGCCGTCCAGGCCGCCGACCGGTATATCGACCTGCGCGCGATGGAGGCCACCCTGTGGCAGGCGGCCTGGCGCATCGAGTCGGGGGCGGACGCGGCGCTCCCGGCCGCGGCGGACATCGCCGTCGCGAAGGTCTGGGCCTCGGAGGGGGTCCGCCGCGTCGTGCAGACCGCGCAGCATCTGCACGGGGGCCTGGGCGCGGACACCGACTACCCCCTGCACCGCTATCACGCCTGGGCCAAGCAGCTGGAGCTCTCCCTGGGCCCCGCCGCCGCCCATGAGGAGGCGCTGGGCGACCTGCTGGCCGCCCACCCCCTCGGCTGA